A region of Nocardioides sp. JS614 DNA encodes the following proteins:
- a CDS encoding DEAD/DEAH box helicase has protein sequence MSSASDDRSPSERYASYRTSRKHPVLRDFRSLYDFPLDDFQVRGCQAIEEGRGVLVAAPTGSGKTIVGEFAIHLALETGRKAFYTTPIKALSNQKYHDLVARYGPDRVGLLTGDNVVNGDAPVVVMTTEVLRNMLYAGSRTLLGLGFVVMDEVHYLADRSRGAVWEEVIIHLPESVSLVSLSATVSNAEEFGEWLATVRGDTTTIVEERRPVPLYQHVMVGRRLLDLFASSDVDAAAGFVKEGAPVNDELLKVARDDWASSRIKDRRNPRGRSKPGQKNVGNGRRVWIPSRPDVIDRLDREGLLPAIVFIFSRVGCDAAVTQCLNAGVRLTTPEERDTIYAYVEEACSDLPADDLHVLGYHDFLDGLTRGVAAHHAGMLPVFKQCVEELFVRGLCKVVFATETLALGINMPARTVVIEKLTKWNGETHADITPGEYTQLTGRAGRRGLDVEGHGVVLWQPGTNPRELAGLASTRTYPLRSSFRPSYNMAVNLVHQFGRERSRELLEQSFAQFQADKAVVGLARQLRKSEDALAGYRDAATCHLGDFMEYADLRRRIGEVEKGASRARRADQREAAIESLRALKPGDVIEVPTGKFAGFAVVVDPGWSAEGPRPYVVTADRQARRLAMIDFPTPVTAVARVKVPKTFNGRNPQMRRDLAAALRSRTHDLTPPPPGRAGGRPDQLRTHADEEIAGLRAELKAHPCHECPDREDHARWAERYFKLDRDAQTLKRRVEQRTNTVARQFDRVCEVLTALGYLTGDGADAQVTERGSHLRRLYSDMDLLAAESMRHGLWDALSPSELAAALSVLVFEARRPDDASSPRIPGGAVREVVGEMVRLWGSLEALERDHKLEFLRQPDLGFAWVAYRWAEGDDLDDVLVVSDLAAGDFVRWMKQLVDLAGQVADAAGASPLRETAREVVRRLRRGVVAYSSLADDE, from the coding sequence GCGATCGAGGAGGGCCGCGGCGTCCTGGTGGCCGCCCCGACCGGCTCCGGCAAGACGATCGTGGGCGAGTTCGCCATCCATCTCGCGCTCGAGACCGGACGCAAGGCCTTCTACACCACCCCGATCAAGGCGCTGTCGAACCAGAAGTACCACGACCTGGTCGCCCGCTACGGCCCCGACCGGGTCGGCCTGCTCACCGGCGACAACGTCGTCAACGGCGACGCGCCGGTCGTGGTGATGACCACCGAGGTGCTGCGCAACATGCTGTACGCCGGCTCCCGCACGCTGCTCGGCCTCGGGTTCGTCGTCATGGACGAGGTGCACTACCTCGCCGACCGGTCCCGGGGCGCGGTCTGGGAAGAGGTCATCATCCACCTCCCCGAGTCCGTCTCCCTGGTCTCGCTCTCGGCCACCGTCTCCAACGCCGAGGAGTTCGGCGAATGGCTGGCGACCGTCCGTGGTGACACCACGACGATCGTGGAGGAGCGCCGCCCGGTGCCGCTCTACCAGCACGTGATGGTCGGGCGCCGCCTGCTCGACCTGTTCGCGTCCTCGGACGTCGACGCCGCCGCCGGGTTCGTCAAGGAGGGCGCCCCGGTCAACGACGAGCTGTTGAAGGTCGCCCGCGACGACTGGGCCAGCAGCCGGATCAAGGACCGGCGCAACCCGCGGGGCCGGTCCAAGCCGGGACAGAAGAACGTCGGGAACGGCCGCCGGGTCTGGATCCCGAGCCGCCCGGACGTGATCGACCGCCTCGACCGCGAGGGCCTGCTCCCCGCGATCGTCTTCATCTTCAGCCGCGTGGGCTGCGACGCGGCGGTGACCCAGTGCCTCAACGCCGGCGTGCGGCTGACCACACCGGAGGAGCGGGACACGATCTACGCCTATGTCGAGGAGGCCTGCAGCGACCTGCCCGCCGACGACCTCCACGTCCTGGGCTACCACGACTTCCTCGACGGGCTGACCCGCGGCGTCGCGGCCCACCACGCGGGCATGCTGCCCGTCTTCAAGCAGTGCGTGGAGGAGCTGTTCGTCCGCGGCCTGTGCAAGGTGGTCTTCGCCACCGAGACGTTGGCGCTGGGCATCAACATGCCGGCCCGCACCGTGGTGATCGAGAAGCTCACCAAGTGGAACGGCGAGACGCACGCCGACATCACGCCGGGGGAGTACACCCAGCTCACCGGCCGCGCCGGCCGGCGAGGCCTCGACGTCGAGGGCCACGGCGTCGTGCTGTGGCAGCCCGGGACGAACCCGCGCGAGCTCGCCGGGCTCGCCTCCACGCGCACCTACCCGCTCCGGTCGTCGTTCCGGCCGTCGTACAACATGGCGGTCAACTTGGTGCACCAGTTCGGCCGGGAGCGCTCCCGGGAGCTGCTGGAGCAGTCCTTCGCCCAGTTCCAGGCCGACAAGGCGGTCGTCGGGCTGGCCCGCCAGCTGCGCAAGAGCGAGGACGCCCTTGCCGGCTACCGGGACGCGGCGACCTGCCACCTCGGCGACTTCATGGAGTACGCCGACCTCCGCCGCCGGATCGGCGAGGTCGAGAAGGGCGCCAGCCGGGCCCGCCGCGCCGACCAGCGCGAGGCCGCCATCGAGTCGCTGCGCGCGCTCAAGCCCGGCGACGTGATCGAGGTGCCGACCGGGAAGTTCGCCGGCTTCGCGGTCGTGGTCGACCCCGGCTGGTCGGCCGAGGGTCCGCGACCCTACGTCGTCACCGCGGACCGGCAGGCCCGCCGGCTGGCGATGATCGACTTCCCCACGCCGGTCACGGCGGTCGCCCGGGTGAAGGTGCCGAAGACCTTCAACGGCCGCAACCCGCAGATGCGCCGAGACCTCGCCGCGGCGCTGCGCTCCCGCACCCACGACCTCACCCCGCCCCCGCCCGGCCGGGCCGGCGGCCGCCCCGACCAGCTGCGCACCCACGCCGACGAGGAGATCGCCGGCCTGCGCGCCGAGCTCAAGGCCCACCCGTGCCACGAGTGCCCGGACCGCGAGGACCACGCCCGCTGGGCGGAGCGGTACTTCAAGCTCGACCGCGACGCCCAGACGCTGAAGCGCCGGGTCGAGCAGCGCACCAACACCGTCGCCCGCCAGTTCGACCGGGTCTGCGAGGTGCTGACCGCGCTCGGCTATCTCACCGGGGACGGAGCCGATGCCCAGGTCACCGAGCGCGGCAGCCACCTGCGGCGGCTGTACTCCGACATGGACCTGCTCGCCGCGGAGTCGATGCGGCACGGGCTCTGGGACGCCCTCTCGCCCTCCGAGCTGGCCGCGGCCCTCTCCGTCCTGGTGTTCGAGGCGCGGCGGCCCGACGACGCCTCCTCGCCCCGGATCCCCGGCGGCGCCGTCCGCGAGGTGGTCGGTGAGATGGTCCGGCTCTGGGGCAGCCTCGAGGCGCTCGAGCGGGACCACAAGCTCGAGTTCCTGCGCCAGCCCGACCTCGGCTTCGCGTGGGTCGCCTACCGCTGGGCCGAGGGCGATGACCTCGACGACGTACTGGTCGTCAGCGACCTCGCCGCCGGCGACTTCGTCCGTTGGATGAAGCAGCTGGTGGACCTGGCCGGTCAGGTCGCCGACGCCGCCGGGGCCTCGCCGCTGCGGGAGACCGCCCGCGAGGTGGTGCGCCGGTTGCGTCGGGGCGTGGTGGCCTACTCCTCCCTCGCCGACGACGAGTGA
- a CDS encoding SDR family oxidoreductase translates to MTRIAIVGGHGQVARQLVHLLRRAGHDPVALVRNEAYREELEGRGAEVRMLDIERQGATEFAAAFAGCEAVVFAAGGGPDGNIERKRTVDLEGSLKSIEGARAAGIRRFVQVSAIGVDDPLPADTGAVWRAYVAAKRDADAALRASDLDWTIIRPGRLTDEPATGRVALGADVARGEVTRADVAAVLAAVFDVPGSIGQQWNLVSGEVPVEQAVHSPDGRSVHSSSAREE, encoded by the coding sequence ATGACACGGATCGCAATCGTCGGCGGCCACGGGCAGGTCGCGCGGCAGCTCGTCCACCTGCTCCGGCGCGCCGGCCACGACCCGGTGGCCCTGGTGCGGAACGAGGCCTACCGCGAGGAGCTGGAGGGCCGGGGTGCGGAGGTCCGGATGCTCGACATCGAGCGCCAGGGCGCGACCGAGTTCGCGGCGGCCTTCGCCGGCTGCGAAGCCGTCGTGTTCGCGGCGGGTGGCGGGCCGGACGGCAACATCGAACGCAAGCGCACCGTGGACCTCGAGGGCTCCCTGAAGTCGATCGAGGGCGCCCGCGCGGCGGGGATCCGGCGCTTCGTCCAGGTGTCCGCGATCGGGGTCGACGACCCGCTCCCGGCCGACACCGGAGCGGTCTGGCGAGCCTATGTGGCGGCCAAGCGCGACGCCGACGCCGCGCTACGCGCGAGCGACCTGGACTGGACGATCATCCGTCCCGGCCGGCTCACCGACGAGCCGGCCACCGGGCGCGTCGCCCTCGGCGCGGACGTGGCCCGTGGTGAGGTCACCCGCGCCGACGTCGCCGCCGTCCTGGCGGCCGTGTTCGACGTGCCGGGCAGCATCGGGCAGCAGTGGAACCTGGTGTCCGGCGAGGTCCCGGTCGAGCAGGCCGTGCACTCCCCCGACGGACGGTCGGTTCACTCGTCGTCGGCGAGGGAGGAGTAG
- a CDS encoding FAD-dependent oxidoreductase: MVIRTDLLVIGAGPYAYSAAAYARDRGIDAHLVGLPMAFWRDRMPTDMYLRSGPDWYLDANREHTFAAFFEDRGLAPAEHDPIPIGVFLDHTEWFAERKGLVADPRLVAELTKPNGTFVATMADGDTIEADRVVAAPGVGYFAQVPDWQDRVPADRCSHTSDLVSFGDLAGARVAVIGGRQSAYEWAALLCDHGAERVDVVHRHETPEFAKVSWAFVDEYVDQTLAHRGWWRRLPAEEQAAIGRRFWEVGRLTLEPWLVPRLTPGVVHRHPQCAVTDVAADGSTDGGAVRLSLTDGTVLDVDHVVLASGYRADLARVPYLAGVLDRVAVTDGFPDLSEGFETSLDGLHVVGFAATRDFGPFYGFTKGCPSAARIVVDEMLR, encoded by the coding sequence ATGGTCATCCGCACGGATCTGCTCGTGATCGGGGCCGGGCCGTACGCCTACTCGGCCGCGGCGTACGCCCGCGACCGCGGCATCGACGCCCACCTGGTCGGGCTCCCGATGGCGTTCTGGCGCGACCGGATGCCCACCGACATGTACCTGCGCTCGGGACCGGACTGGTACCTCGACGCGAACCGCGAGCACACCTTCGCGGCGTTCTTCGAGGACCGGGGCCTCGCCCCGGCGGAACACGACCCGATCCCGATCGGCGTGTTCCTCGACCACACCGAGTGGTTCGCGGAGCGCAAGGGGCTGGTCGCCGATCCACGCCTGGTCGCCGAGCTGACCAAGCCCAACGGCACCTTCGTCGCGACCATGGCCGACGGTGACACGATCGAGGCCGATCGCGTGGTCGCGGCTCCCGGAGTGGGCTACTTCGCGCAGGTCCCCGACTGGCAGGACCGGGTGCCTGCGGACCGGTGCAGCCACACCAGCGACCTGGTCTCCTTCGGTGACCTGGCCGGCGCCCGGGTGGCGGTGATCGGCGGGCGGCAGAGCGCGTACGAGTGGGCGGCGCTGCTGTGCGACCACGGCGCCGAGCGGGTCGATGTCGTCCACCGCCACGAGACCCCGGAGTTCGCCAAGGTGAGCTGGGCCTTCGTCGACGAGTACGTCGACCAGACACTCGCGCACCGCGGCTGGTGGCGACGACTGCCCGCGGAGGAGCAGGCCGCGATCGGCCGGCGGTTCTGGGAGGTCGGGCGGCTCACGCTCGAGCCCTGGCTGGTCCCGCGGCTGACCCCCGGGGTCGTGCACCGCCACCCGCAGTGCGCCGTCACCGACGTGGCGGCCGACGGGTCCACCGACGGCGGGGCGGTCCGGCTGAGCCTCACCGACGGCACCGTCCTGGACGTCGACCACGTCGTGCTCGCCAGCGGCTACCGGGCCGACCTGGCGCGGGTGCCCTACCTCGCCGGCGTCCTCGACCGGGTCGCGGTCACCGACGGCTTCCCGGACCTGTCCGAGGGGTTCGAGACGAGCCTCGACGGTCTGCACGTCGTCGGGTTCGCCGCCACCCGCGACTTCGGGCCGTTCTACGGCTTCACCAAGGGCTGCCCGTCGGCCGCGCGCATCGTCGTCGACGAGATGCTGCGCTGA
- a CDS encoding 5'-3' exonuclease, translating into MLLDSASMYFRAFFGVPEILAPDGTPVNAVRGLLDFIARLVADYRPTHLVACWDNDWRPQWRVDLLPSYKAHRVEAERTGEPDVEEVPGPLEVQVPIIREVLAAFGICVLGADGYEADDVIGSLATQARQPVDVVTGDRDLFQLVDDEADVRVLYIARGVGKHERVTNDWVRTKYGIDARQYADFATLRGDASDGLPGVAGVGEKTAATLLGRFGDMAGIVAAALDPDSDMGPGPRGRIKAAAAYLEVAPTVVAVARDLDLGPADTRLPDQPRDLPRLADLGHRWGIESPVQRLTDALAGR; encoded by the coding sequence ATGCTTCTCGACTCCGCCTCCATGTACTTCCGGGCCTTCTTCGGGGTCCCGGAGATCCTGGCCCCGGACGGCACCCCGGTCAACGCCGTGCGCGGCCTCCTGGACTTCATCGCCCGGCTGGTCGCCGACTACCGGCCGACCCACCTGGTCGCCTGCTGGGACAACGACTGGCGCCCCCAGTGGCGGGTCGACCTGCTGCCGTCGTACAAGGCGCACCGGGTCGAGGCCGAGCGCACCGGTGAGCCGGACGTCGAGGAGGTGCCCGGCCCGCTGGAGGTGCAGGTGCCGATCATCCGCGAGGTGCTCGCGGCCTTCGGGATCTGCGTGCTCGGGGCCGATGGCTACGAGGCCGACGACGTGATCGGGTCGCTCGCCACCCAGGCGCGCCAGCCGGTCGACGTCGTGACCGGCGACCGGGACCTGTTCCAGCTCGTCGACGACGAGGCCGACGTGCGCGTGCTGTACATCGCGCGGGGCGTGGGCAAGCACGAGCGGGTCACGAACGACTGGGTGCGCACGAAGTACGGCATCGACGCCCGGCAGTACGCCGACTTCGCCACCCTGCGTGGCGACGCCTCCGACGGGCTGCCCGGTGTCGCCGGCGTCGGGGAGAAGACCGCCGCGACCCTGCTGGGTCGCTTCGGCGACATGGCCGGCATCGTCGCGGCCGCGCTCGACCCCGACTCCGACATGGGGCCCGGCCCGCGGGGCAGGATCAAGGCCGCCGCGGCGTACCTCGAGGTCGCGCCGACGGTGGTGGCCGTGGCCCGCGACCTCGATCTCGGCCCGGCCGACACCCGCCTCCCCGACCAGCCCCGGGACCTCCCCCGCCTCGCCGACCTCGGTCACCGCTGGGGCATCGAGAGCCCCGTCCAGCGGCTGACCGACGCCCTCGCGGGTCGCTGA
- a CDS encoding Lrp/AsnC family transcriptional regulator produces the protein MSQSELEGTDRRILGLLANDGRMSFTDLGKATGLSTSAVHQRVKRLEGRGLIRGYAAIIDHEQLGLPLTAFISIRPIDPSQPDDSPERVRPIPEIESCWSVAGDESYILKVRVATPTDLEDLLARIRAAANVATRTTIVLSTPYESRSVT, from the coding sequence GTGAGCCAGTCCGAACTCGAAGGCACCGACCGCAGGATCCTGGGGCTCCTCGCGAACGACGGCCGGATGTCCTTCACCGACCTCGGCAAGGCCACCGGCCTGTCGACGTCGGCGGTCCATCAGCGGGTCAAGCGCCTCGAGGGACGCGGCCTGATCCGGGGCTACGCCGCGATCATCGATCACGAGCAGCTCGGGCTCCCGCTCACGGCCTTCATCTCGATCCGGCCGATCGACCCCTCCCAGCCCGACGACTCGCCCGAGCGGGTCCGTCCGATCCCGGAGATCGAGTCGTGCTGGTCGGTGGCCGGCGACGAGTCCTACATCCTCAAGGTCCGGGTGGCGACGCCGACCGACCTCGAGGACCTGCTCGCCCGGATCCGGGCGGCCGCGAACGTCGCGACCCGCACCACGATCGTGCTGTCCACGCCCTACGAGAGCCGCTCGGTCACCTGA
- a CDS encoding KamA family radical SAM protein yields the protein MTTNTSIETSVAQVEARSGQPYPYRRTELVEPDWTRFPGWREVSREDWESVQWQRAHCVKNVRQLRELLGDLVEERFYADLERDQAERATMSMLVPPQMMNTMVPHEVPAGPGSLTEAFYADPVRHYMIPVFSDRRTDWPSHPHATRDSLHEHDMWVAEGLTHRYPTKVLAELLPTCPQYCGHCTRMDLVGNSTPTIDKLKFVAKPNDRLGDMLDYLRRTPQVRDVVVSGGDVANLPWPRLEDFLTRLLEIENIRDIRLATKALVGLPQHWLQEDVRAGMARVAGTARSRGVSLAIHTHANHANSITPLVADATAAMFEAGVRDVRNQGVLLNGVNAGPDALLDLCFRLLDGAQIMPYYFYMCDMIPFSEHWRVSVADAQRLQHHIMGYLPGFATPRIVCDVPFVGKRWVHQVADYDTERGISYWTKNYRTSIETEQADALTRTYEYYDPIHTLPAEGQAWWAEHALD from the coding sequence ATGACCACGAACACGAGCATCGAGACCTCCGTCGCCCAGGTCGAGGCGCGCAGCGGACAGCCCTACCCGTACCGCCGCACCGAGCTGGTCGAGCCCGACTGGACCCGCTTCCCCGGCTGGCGCGAGGTGAGCCGCGAGGACTGGGAGTCGGTGCAGTGGCAGCGGGCGCACTGCGTGAAGAACGTGCGGCAGCTGCGCGAGCTGCTCGGCGACCTGGTGGAGGAGCGGTTCTACGCCGACCTCGAGCGCGACCAGGCCGAGCGGGCCACGATGTCGATGCTGGTGCCGCCGCAGATGATGAACACGATGGTCCCCCACGAGGTCCCGGCGGGCCCGGGCTCGCTCACCGAGGCGTTCTACGCCGACCCGGTGCGCCACTACATGATCCCGGTCTTCTCCGACCGGCGCACCGACTGGCCCTCGCACCCGCACGCCACCCGGGACTCCCTGCACGAGCACGACATGTGGGTGGCCGAGGGGCTCACCCACCGCTACCCGACCAAGGTGCTCGCCGAGCTGCTGCCGACCTGCCCGCAGTACTGCGGCCACTGCACCCGGATGGACCTGGTCGGCAACTCGACGCCCACCATCGACAAGCTCAAGTTCGTCGCCAAGCCGAACGACCGGCTCGGCGACATGCTGGACTACCTGCGCCGGACACCGCAGGTGCGCGACGTGGTCGTCTCCGGCGGCGACGTCGCCAACCTGCCCTGGCCCCGGCTCGAGGACTTCTTGACCCGGCTGCTGGAGATCGAGAACATCCGCGACATCCGGCTCGCCACCAAGGCGCTGGTGGGCCTGCCCCAGCACTGGCTCCAGGAGGACGTGCGCGCCGGCATGGCCCGTGTCGCCGGCACCGCCCGGTCCCGCGGGGTCTCGCTCGCGATCCACACGCACGCCAACCACGCCAACTCGATCACCCCGCTGGTCGCCGACGCCACCGCGGCGATGTTCGAGGCCGGGGTCCGCGACGTACGCAACCAAGGCGTGCTGCTCAACGGCGTCAACGCCGGCCCGGACGCCCTGCTCGACCTGTGCTTCCGGCTGCTCGACGGCGCGCAGATCATGCCGTACTACTTCTACATGTGCGACATGATCCCGTTCTCGGAGCACTGGCGGGTCTCGGTCGCCGACGCGCAGCGGCTGCAGCACCACATCATGGGCTACCTCCCCGGCTTCGCGACCCCGCGCATCGTGTGCGACGTGCCGTTCGTCGGGAAGCGCTGGGTGCACCAGGTCGCGGACTACGACACCGAGCGCGGCATCTCGTACTGGACCAAGAACTACCGCACCTCGATCGAGACCGAGCAGGCCGACGCGCTCACCCGCACCTACGAGTACTACGACCCGATCCACACCCTGCCCGCCGAGGGCCAGGCGTGGTGGGCCGAGCACGCCCTGGACTGA
- a CDS encoding L-erythro-3,5-diaminohexanoate dehydrogenase, which translates to MPLTSDPTGLHRVLDDAPGGGARLPQAAERLDTRRELWPDEVRVRVERLNLDAASYRQLERTHTADGRPDGGAIRAEVLDIVARRGKMQNPETGSGGMLVGTVEEVGPDSPLGLAVGDRIATLVSLTLTPLVIEDGLARWDGLGEQVPCDGYAVLFGRSIAAVLPDDLPAELSLSVMDVCGAPALTARVVGSYDAPVVAVVGGAGKSGSLSLAAARRAGARHTIGVVPHEAEAALLREAGVADEVVIADARDAVGLRDAVAKAGGPADVTVVCVDVPGCEGGAILATAERGTVVFFSMATSFSAAALGAEGLAADVTMLIGNGYAPGHAAYALELLRDAPGVRGLFEGRLG; encoded by the coding sequence ATGCCTCTGACCAGCGACCCGACCGGCCTGCACCGGGTCCTCGACGACGCGCCCGGCGGGGGAGCGCGGCTGCCCCAGGCGGCCGAGCGGCTCGACACCCGCCGCGAGCTGTGGCCCGACGAGGTCCGGGTGCGGGTCGAGCGGCTGAACCTGGATGCCGCGTCGTATCGCCAGCTCGAGCGCACGCACACCGCCGACGGCCGGCCCGACGGGGGCGCGATCCGCGCCGAGGTCCTCGACATCGTCGCCCGGCGCGGAAAGATGCAGAACCCCGAGACCGGCTCCGGCGGCATGCTGGTCGGGACCGTCGAGGAGGTCGGCCCGGACTCGCCGCTCGGCCTGGCCGTCGGCGACCGGATCGCGACCCTGGTCTCGCTCACGCTCACCCCGCTGGTCATCGAGGACGGCCTGGCCCGGTGGGACGGCCTGGGGGAGCAGGTGCCCTGCGACGGGTACGCCGTGCTCTTCGGCCGGTCGATCGCGGCGGTGCTGCCCGACGACCTGCCCGCTGAGCTCAGCCTGTCGGTGATGGACGTGTGCGGCGCTCCGGCGCTGACGGCCCGGGTGGTCGGGTCCTACGACGCCCCGGTGGTCGCCGTGGTCGGCGGCGCCGGCAAGTCCGGCTCGCTGAGCCTGGCCGCCGCCCGCCGGGCCGGCGCGCGGCACACCATCGGCGTCGTCCCGCACGAGGCCGAGGCGGCGCTGCTGCGTGAGGCCGGTGTGGCCGACGAGGTCGTGATCGCCGACGCCCGCGACGCCGTCGGGCTGCGGGACGCGGTCGCGAAGGCCGGCGGCCCGGCCGACGTCACGGTCGTCTGCGTCGACGTTCCGGGCTGTGAGGGCGGCGCCATCCTGGCCACCGCGGAGCGGGGCACCGTGGTGTTCTTCTCGATGGCCACCTCGTTCTCTGCGGCAGCGCTCGGCGCCGAGGGCCTGGCGGCCGACGTCACGATGCTGATCGGCAACGGCTACGCGCCCGGGCACGCGGCGTACGCGCTCGAGCTGCTCCGCGACGCCCCCGGCGTGCGCGGTCTCTTCGAGGGGAGGCTCGGATGA
- a CDS encoding lysine 5,6-aminomutase subunit alpha codes for MSRATGKLDLDPAVVRQARALARKAGRPIVTMAKRHTTVSVERATLRLAGLEGADPDGTPWVNRLLEAVRADLAGDGGLEHGVALPVWDALLRGEAEDLAALAEKASAGSVRFRLPEGKDADRARRASRAQVQRGIRQIDRRRTERDRLIRRYGDAPRTPWIYLIVATGDIYEDIPQAQAAARAGADVIAVIRSTGQSLLDFVPEGATREGFAGTYATQENFRLMRAALDASSKELGRYVRLTNYASGLCMPEIAALAGLERLDMMLNDSMYGILFRDINPVRTFVDQRFSRQVHARAGIIINTGEDNYLTTADAVEAAHTVTTSQLLNEFFAKEAGLEDWQLGLGHAFEIDPEVPDSFRLELAHALLARELFPGAPLKWMPPTRHMTGDVFRGYLLDGFFNLVGALTGQSILLVGMMTEAVVTPWLSDRDLALENVRYVMNAAGDLHRDFRPEPGGFIIQRAHQVLAESIDLLDRIVDDTLLNAIADGTFGLMKRPADAGKGLDGVARKSSAYYNPASEILEDQA; via the coding sequence ATGAGCCGGGCCACCGGGAAGCTCGACCTGGACCCCGCCGTCGTCCGGCAGGCCCGGGCCCTGGCCCGCAAGGCCGGTCGCCCGATCGTGACGATGGCGAAGCGGCACACGACCGTCTCCGTCGAGCGCGCGACGCTGCGGCTGGCCGGGCTCGAGGGTGCCGACCCCGACGGCACGCCCTGGGTCAACCGGCTCCTCGAGGCGGTCCGTGCGGACCTGGCCGGCGACGGCGGCCTCGAGCACGGGGTCGCCCTGCCCGTCTGGGACGCGCTGCTGCGCGGCGAGGCCGAGGACCTCGCAGCGCTCGCCGAGAAGGCGTCCGCCGGCTCGGTGCGGTTCCGGCTGCCGGAGGGCAAGGACGCCGACCGGGCCCGGCGCGCGTCGCGGGCCCAGGTGCAGCGCGGCATCCGGCAGATCGACCGGCGTCGCACCGAGCGCGACCGCCTGATCCGCCGGTACGGCGACGCGCCACGGACGCCGTGGATCTACCTGATCGTCGCGACCGGCGACATCTACGAGGACATCCCGCAGGCGCAGGCCGCCGCCCGGGCCGGTGCCGACGTGATCGCGGTGATCCGCTCGACCGGCCAGAGCCTGCTCGACTTCGTCCCCGAGGGCGCCACCCGCGAGGGGTTCGCCGGCACCTACGCCACCCAGGAGAACTTCCGGCTGATGCGCGCCGCGCTCGACGCGTCGAGCAAGGAGCTCGGCCGTTACGTCCGGCTGACCAACTACGCCTCCGGCCTGTGCATGCCCGAGATCGCCGCCCTCGCCGGGCTCGAGCGGCTCGACATGATGCTCAACGACTCGATGTACGGGATCCTGTTCCGCGACATCAACCCGGTCCGCACCTTCGTGGACCAGCGGTTCAGCCGCCAGGTGCATGCGCGTGCCGGGATCATCATCAACACCGGCGAGGACAACTACCTCACCACCGCCGACGCGGTCGAGGCGGCGCACACCGTCACCACCAGCCAGCTGCTCAACGAGTTCTTCGCCAAGGAGGCCGGCCTCGAGGACTGGCAGCTCGGCCTGGGGCACGCGTTCGAGATCGACCCCGAGGTCCCTGACTCGTTCCGGCTCGAGCTGGCGCACGCCCTCCTGGCCCGCGAGCTCTTCCCCGGCGCTCCGCTGAAGTGGATGCCACCGACCCGGCACATGACCGGCGACGTGTTCCGCGGCTACCTGCTCGACGGGTTCTTCAACCTGGTCGGCGCCCTGACCGGCCAGAGCATCCTCCTGGTCGGGATGATGACCGAGGCGGTCGTGACCCCGTGGCTCTCCGACCGCGACCTGGCGCTGGAGAACGTGCGCTACGTGATGAACGCGGCCGGTGACCTGCACCGCGACTTCCGGCCCGAGCCGGGCGGGTTCATCATCCAGCGCGCCCACCAGGTGCTGGCCGAGTCGATCGACCTGCTCGACCGGATCGTCGACGACACCTTGCTGAACGCCATCGCGGACGGCACCTTCGGGCTGATGAAGCGGCCCGCGGACGCCGGCAAGGGCCTCGACGGCGTGGCCCGCAAGTCCAGCGCGTACTACAACCCCGCCAGCGAGATCCTCGAGGACCAGGCATGA
- a CDS encoding OAM dimerization domain-containing protein, translated as MSELVRPYGDTTGDGMVQVSFTLPVDGRGDNAKRAEGAAAQLANKMGLDPALVVHTKPMGPDFTFFVVYGRVHHLVNLDEVTVVERDYPLLSPKEANAAIKRALRRRLTVVGACIGTDAHTVGIDAILNIKGFAGEKGLEYYRELKVVNLGAQVSVPQLVERARAEKADAVLVSQVVTQRDAHLLNTREMSAAFREAYPSDRRPLLVVGGPRFDESMAGDLGVDRIFVRGTTPAEVASYLVHRLAAKGAAA; from the coding sequence ATGAGCGAGCTCGTCCGACCGTACGGCGACACCACCGGCGACGGCATGGTGCAGGTCAGCTTCACCCTCCCCGTCGACGGCCGAGGTGACAACGCCAAGCGCGCCGAGGGCGCCGCGGCCCAGCTGGCGAACAAGATGGGTCTCGACCCGGCCCTCGTCGTGCACACCAAGCCGATGGGACCCGACTTCACGTTCTTCGTCGTCTACGGGCGGGTCCACCACCTGGTGAACCTCGACGAGGTCACGGTGGTCGAGCGCGACTACCCGCTACTGAGCCCCAAGGAGGCGAACGCCGCGATCAAGCGTGCGCTGCGCCGCCGGCTCACCGTCGTCGGCGCCTGCATCGGCACCGACGCCCACACCGTCGGCATCGACGCGATCCTCAACATCAAGGGCTTCGCCGGCGAGAAGGGCCTCGAGTACTACCGCGAGCTCAAGGTCGTGAACCTCGGGGCCCAGGTGTCGGTGCCGCAGCTGGTCGAGCGGGCCCGCGCCGAGAAGGCCGACGCCGTGCTCGTCTCACAGGTCGTCACCCAGCGCGACGCGCACCTGCTCAACACCCGCGAGATGTCCGCGGCGTTCCGGGAGGCATACCCCTCCGACCGGCGTCCGCTCCTGGTCGTCGGCGGGCCGCGCTTCGACGAGTCGATGGCCGGCGACCTCGGCGTCGACCGGATCTTCGTCCGGGGTACGACGCCGGCAGAGGTCGCGTCGTACCTGGTCCACCGGCTGGCAGCGAAGGGAGCCGCAGCATGA